The proteins below come from a single Poecilia reticulata strain Guanapo linkage group LG5, Guppy_female_1.0+MT, whole genome shotgun sequence genomic window:
- the gnrh2 gene encoding progonadoliberin-2: MSRLVLLLVLLMCVSAQLSDAQHWSHGWYPGGKRELDSFGASEMSEEIKLCEAGECSYLRPQRRNTLRNIVLDALARELQKRK, from the exons ATGTCTCGACTCGTTTTGCTGCTGGTGCTTCTGATGTGTGTTAGCGCTCAGCTCTCAGACGCTCAGCACTGGTCCCACGGCTGGTATCCTGGAGGAAAAAGGGAGCTGGACTCATTCGGAGCATCAGAG atgTCGGAGGAAATTAAGTTGTGTGAGGCAGGGGAATGCAGTTATCTGAGACCCCAGAGGAGGAATACCCTGAGAAACATTGTT TTAGATGCGCTGGCCAGAGAGCTCCAGAAGAGAAAGTAA